A region of Streptomyces sp. NBC_01750 DNA encodes the following proteins:
- a CDS encoding DUF742 domain-containing protein produces the protein MSDHWYEDETGPLVRPYTVAGGRTRPAAEHTIDLMSQVTAVDPTGSEPRLDHARSSLLELVRREPRPVAEIAADADLPLTVVRVLLADLVDAGLIRVSAPVTHAGLNDPELLREIVDRLREL, from the coding sequence GTGAGCGACCACTGGTACGAGGACGAGACCGGGCCTCTGGTACGGCCGTACACCGTGGCCGGCGGCCGGACACGTCCCGCCGCCGAGCACACCATCGATCTGATGTCGCAGGTCACCGCCGTGGACCCGACCGGTTCCGAGCCGCGGCTCGACCATGCCCGCAGCTCGCTGCTCGAGCTGGTGCGCCGCGAGCCGCGTCCGGTCGCCGAGATCGCCGCCGACGCGGATCTGCCCCTCACCGTCGTACGCGTCCTGTTGGCCGACCTGGTCGATGCCGGACTGATCCGGGTCTCCGCGCCGGTCACCCACGCAGGTCTGAACGACCCGGAGCTGCTGCGCGAAATCGTCGACCGGCTGCGGGAGCTGTGA
- a CDS encoding roadblock/LC7 domain-containing protein, which produces MADEPTEDPTGLGWLLDDLLARTDHVLQAVLLTADGLVSSASKGMARKDIEHLSAVCAGFHSLAREAGSRFGAGSVRQTMVMLDHAFLFITPAGDGSRLAVLSDPETDVGQLAHEMSLLVRRVGRHMAVPTRSASEATDT; this is translated from the coding sequence ATGGCTGACGAACCCACGGAGGACCCCACAGGCCTCGGCTGGTTGCTCGACGATCTGCTGGCCAGGACCGACCATGTGCTCCAGGCGGTGCTGCTGACCGCGGACGGTCTGGTCAGCAGCGCCTCCAAAGGGATGGCCAGGAAGGACATCGAGCATCTCTCCGCCGTCTGCGCGGGCTTCCACAGCCTCGCCAGGGAGGCCGGCAGCCGCTTCGGGGCCGGGTCCGTGCGGCAGACGATGGTGATGCTCGACCACGCCTTCCTCTTCATCACTCCGGCCGGCGACGGCAGCCGGCTTGCGGTGCTCTCCGACCCCGAGACCGACGTCGGACAGCTGGCCCACGAAATGTCGCTGCTGGTCAGGCGGGTGGGCCGGCATATGGCTGTCCCCACGCGCTCGGCCTCCGAGGCCACCGACACCTAA
- a CDS encoding sensor histidine kinase, whose protein sequence is MRRRLGRPTIRGRIVTLTVIPVIALMALWTFAMVSVTGDLRALIRVQSVYEDFGTPVDTAVGQIQIERRLTAEYLGAGRNDGPATVAALTGQQRSTDKAVGAMRDAIGDRDRRADLTERQRQSLDEMAGAVDGLEDLRGRVLDRAISWEDAVDAYTTLVQPTFDVQSTLTALQAGQLAREGQVVVELVRVREFVSREDALVAGARAAGSLTDRQYDALTATIEDRRVFHRTYVPDLPDDSRKLFTDFEAGAEYRALTAGEDALLRAGASGAGRAMAADSWRTTTDRAVKRYMLLCTDSALNTADRGRAFAYREMVKAAVVGLLGLIAVGLSIWFSVTSGRRISRRLEELRDAAEVLATRQLPDVMERLGAGEEVDAAAAAPPLDFGGDDRGLDEIGQVGQALNTARLAAVEAAVKQATLRRGVFAVLLNIARRNQALVHRQSKLVDTLERRTTDPDTLEDLFRIDHLTTRMRRHAEGLIILSGATPGRRWRKPVPVVDIVAAAVGEIEDYTRVVVPPMPAVGISAEAVADVVHLVAELVENAAVFSPPHTQVTMRTGRAGNGFVLEIDDRGLGMDADELDQAHRTLARPRDFDPAQDERLGLYVVGRLAERHGIGVTLTRSPYGGITAVVLLPHPILAPVEPAPSAPSAQEREPVDRPQPAPVRALPTAAPRALEVVQPVQARAPEEPQAQPAPQLPEPAPQALGLPTRVRQASLAAPLRDAPSAVAEDSDREVSPEEMRSIFGSFQRGLDRGRKGDPAGPASPGAAPCTRTTDEGTDDDG, encoded by the coding sequence ATGCGCCGGCGATTGGGCCGCCCCACGATCCGCGGCCGGATCGTGACTCTGACGGTCATACCCGTTATCGCTCTGATGGCGCTGTGGACCTTCGCCATGGTCTCGGTAACCGGCGACCTACGGGCTCTGATCCGGGTCCAGAGCGTGTACGAGGACTTCGGCACCCCGGTCGACACCGCCGTGGGCCAGATCCAGATCGAACGCAGGCTCACCGCCGAGTATCTGGGAGCGGGGCGGAACGACGGCCCGGCCACCGTCGCCGCGCTGACCGGGCAGCAGCGTTCGACCGACAAGGCCGTCGGCGCCATGCGGGACGCGATCGGCGACCGGGACCGGCGTGCGGACCTCACCGAGCGCCAGCGGCAGTCGCTCGACGAGATGGCCGGCGCCGTCGACGGCCTGGAGGACCTGCGTGGGCGGGTGCTGGACCGGGCGATCTCCTGGGAAGACGCCGTCGACGCGTACACCACCCTCGTCCAGCCGACCTTCGACGTGCAGTCCACGCTCACCGCCCTGCAGGCCGGCCAGCTCGCCCGCGAGGGGCAGGTGGTCGTCGAGCTGGTGCGCGTGCGGGAGTTCGTCTCCCGTGAGGACGCCCTGGTCGCCGGGGCGCGTGCCGCCGGAAGTCTCACCGACCGCCAGTACGACGCGCTCACCGCCACCATCGAGGACCGGCGGGTCTTTCACCGTACGTACGTCCCCGACCTCCCGGACGACTCCAGGAAGCTGTTCACGGACTTCGAGGCGGGCGCGGAGTACCGCGCGCTGACAGCCGGTGAGGACGCTCTGCTGCGGGCCGGCGCGTCCGGTGCCGGCAGGGCCATGGCCGCCGACTCCTGGCGGACCACGACGGACCGCGCGGTCAAGCGGTACATGCTGCTGTGCACCGATTCGGCGCTGAACACCGCCGACCGCGGCCGGGCCTTCGCCTACCGGGAGATGGTCAAGGCCGCGGTGGTGGGTCTGCTCGGACTGATCGCGGTGGGCCTGTCGATCTGGTTCTCGGTCACCAGCGGCCGGCGCATCTCGCGCCGCCTGGAGGAGCTGCGCGACGCCGCCGAGGTGCTCGCCACTCGGCAGCTGCCTGATGTGATGGAACGGCTCGGCGCGGGCGAGGAGGTGGATGCGGCCGCTGCCGCACCGCCGCTGGACTTCGGCGGCGACGACAGGGGTCTTGACGAGATCGGCCAGGTCGGCCAGGCACTCAACACCGCCCGGCTGGCAGCCGTCGAAGCCGCCGTGAAACAGGCGACCCTGCGCCGTGGCGTCTTCGCCGTACTGCTCAACATCGCCCGCCGCAACCAGGCCCTGGTGCACCGGCAGTCGAAGCTCGTCGACACTCTGGAACGCCGCACCACAGACCCGGACACGCTCGAGGACCTGTTCCGGATCGACCACCTGACGACCCGGATGCGACGCCACGCGGAGGGGCTCATCATCCTCTCCGGGGCCACGCCGGGACGACGCTGGCGCAAGCCGGTACCCGTGGTGGACATCGTGGCCGCCGCGGTGGGCGAGATCGAGGACTACACCCGGGTCGTGGTGCCACCGATGCCGGCCGTGGGCATCAGCGCGGAGGCGGTCGCCGACGTGGTGCACCTCGTCGCCGAACTTGTCGAGAACGCCGCAGTGTTCTCCCCGCCGCACACCCAGGTCACCATGCGCACCGGCCGGGCCGGCAACGGATTCGTGCTGGAGATCGACGACCGCGGGCTCGGTATGGACGCGGACGAACTGGACCAGGCGCACCGGACGCTGGCGCGGCCCCGCGACTTCGACCCGGCACAGGACGAGCGCCTCGGCCTCTATGTCGTCGGCCGGCTCGCCGAGCGGCACGGCATCGGGGTCACCCTCACCCGCTCGCCGTACGGCGGCATCACGGCCGTGGTGCTGCTGCCCCACCCGATCCTCGCCCCAGTCGAGCCGGCCCCGTCGGCCCCGTCGGCCCAGGAAAGGGAACCGGTGGACAGGCCACAGCCCGCCCCGGTCCGTGCCCTGCCGACAGCAGCACCCAGGGCGCTGGAGGTCGTGCAGCCGGTGCAGGCCCGGGCCCCGGAGGAGCCGCAGGCGCAGCCCGCCCCGCAGCTGCCCGAGCCCGCCCCGCAGGCACTCGGACTGCCGACCCGGGTGCGCCAGGCATCGCTCGCCGCCCCGCTGCGCGACGCACCGTCCGCAGTGGCCGAGGACAGCGACCGTGAGGTGTCTCCCGAAGAGATGCGCTCGATCTTCGGGTCCTTCCAGCGCGGTCTCGATCGCGGCCGCAAGGGCGATCCCGCAGGGCCCGCGTCGCCGGGGGCAGCGCCGTGCACCCGTACGACCGATGAAGGGACGGACGACGATGGCTGA
- a CDS encoding GDSL-type esterase/lipase family protein codes for MTWLDPGPFLRGVAWLDHGRAVRADPADLGRLPWDAGERAALPTGVRLEFTADGADAVEIRYRADVPGPTDALRDLAHCFALWQDDGCVSETFTDPAEEAVVTISLPGGTRGPFTVHPPEAQSPVVLGVRAIGGTVTPAAPRPRWLVHGDSITEGWWSTRPAHSWPAVVGRTLGLDTVNLGYAGGARGELATAQQLSALPADVITLAFGTNCWTGIPCSVPLLYETTRAFIELVRQGHPDIPLLLVSPVLRPDAEQTPNPLGATLAELRTAMEAAVRDRIADGSGDQRLTLLPGRDLLGPGQLADGVHPNDEGHAVLAAAVAGALRPAISSTRPSDT; via the coding sequence GTGACCTGGCTCGACCCCGGACCCTTTCTGCGAGGCGTGGCCTGGCTGGACCATGGGCGCGCGGTGCGCGCGGACCCGGCCGACCTGGGCCGGCTGCCGTGGGACGCCGGCGAGCGGGCCGCACTGCCCACCGGCGTACGGCTGGAGTTCACGGCTGACGGCGCGGACGCGGTCGAGATCCGCTACCGCGCCGACGTGCCGGGTCCGACCGACGCGCTGCGGGATCTCGCGCACTGCTTCGCGCTCTGGCAGGACGACGGCTGTGTGTCCGAGACCTTCACCGACCCGGCCGAGGAGGCGGTCGTCACGATCAGTCTGCCCGGCGGCACCAGGGGCCCGTTCACCGTCCATCCACCCGAGGCCCAGTCCCCCGTGGTCCTGGGCGTGCGAGCGATCGGTGGCACGGTCACGCCCGCCGCGCCGCGCCCGCGCTGGCTCGTCCACGGCGACTCCATCACCGAGGGCTGGTGGTCCACCCGCCCCGCCCACTCCTGGCCGGCGGTCGTCGGCCGCACCCTCGGCCTGGACACCGTCAACCTCGGATACGCGGGCGGTGCCCGGGGCGAACTGGCCACGGCGCAGCAGTTGTCCGCACTGCCCGCCGATGTGATCACTCTCGCCTTCGGCACCAACTGCTGGACCGGCATTCCCTGTTCCGTCCCGCTGCTGTACGAGACGACGCGCGCGTTCATCGAGCTCGTACGCCAGGGGCACCCGGACATCCCGCTCCTGCTGGTCTCCCCCGTACTGCGCCCCGACGCCGAGCAGACCCCGAACCCGCTCGGCGCCACCCTCGCCGAGTTGCGCACGGCAATGGAGGCGGCCGTCCGCGACCGTATCGCCGACGGGTCCGGCGACCAGCGGCTCACGCTGCTGCCAGGACGCGATCTGCTCGGTCCCGGGCAGCTGGCCGACGGCGTGCACCCCAATGACGAGGGGCATGCCGTGCTGGCCGCCGCGGTCGCCGGCGCACTCCGCCCGGCGATCTCGTCGACCCGGCCGTCCGACACGTAA
- a CDS encoding ATP-binding protein: protein MNAEPHVVIEESPQRDSAGARHATADFLSQYCPWVDGDAVLLVVSELVANALRHTAGWWRLHLTAGQDTLVVEIDDSSPLPPVPREPDFAGGGGFGWHMVLRLAGRVEVCPLPYGKRVQATWMRPVPARTAC, encoded by the coding sequence ATGAACGCAGAGCCGCATGTGGTGATCGAGGAATCGCCGCAACGAGACAGCGCGGGGGCCCGCCATGCCACCGCGGACTTCCTGTCGCAGTACTGCCCCTGGGTCGACGGGGACGCGGTGCTGCTTGTCGTCTCCGAGCTGGTTGCCAACGCGCTGCGGCACACGGCCGGCTGGTGGCGGCTGCATCTGACGGCGGGGCAGGACACGCTGGTGGTGGAGATAGACGACTCCAGCCCGCTGCCCCCCGTACCGCGCGAGCCCGACTTCGCCGGCGGCGGCGGTTTCGGCTGGCACATGGTGCTCCGGCTCGCGGGCCGGGTGGAGGTCTGCCCACTGCCGTACGGCAAGAGGGTGCAGGCGACCTGGATGCGACCGGTCCCGGCTCGGACCGCCTGCTGA
- a CDS encoding RNA polymerase sigma factor SigF, with translation MSTASTVPAELTQPGTQRLNMAELDLPDVRKPGEVAPKDAREISRLFFVRLAELEEGTHEHQYVRNTLIELNLALVRYAAGRFRNRAEQMEDIVQVGTIGLIKAIDRFELSREVEFATFAVPYIVGEIKRFFRDTSWAVHVPRRLQELRIDLAKATDELSQRLDRAPRTAELAEHLGLDEEEIIEGVVASNGYTAGSIDMPVDDASDHAPTPLSDRLGAPDADLETAENVQALKPLIEELDDRDKRILQMRFGAEMTQSEIGVELGVSQMHVSRLLTRITSRLRDGLLVAE, from the coding sequence GTGTCCACGGCGAGCACGGTCCCGGCCGAACTCACGCAGCCTGGTACACAGCGCCTGAACATGGCGGAGCTGGATCTTCCGGATGTTCGGAAACCGGGGGAGGTCGCACCCAAGGACGCACGCGAGATCTCGAGGCTCTTCTTCGTTCGGCTCGCCGAACTGGAGGAGGGGACGCACGAGCACCAGTACGTACGGAACACCCTCATCGAACTCAATCTGGCGCTTGTCAGATACGCGGCCGGCCGCTTCCGTAACCGCGCGGAGCAGATGGAGGACATCGTCCAGGTCGGCACCATCGGCCTGATCAAGGCGATCGACCGGTTCGAGCTGAGCCGCGAGGTGGAGTTCGCGACCTTCGCCGTCCCGTACATCGTCGGCGAGATCAAGCGGTTCTTCCGCGATACGAGCTGGGCCGTGCATGTGCCGCGGCGGCTGCAGGAGTTGCGGATCGATCTGGCCAAGGCCACCGACGAACTCTCCCAGAGGCTCGACCGCGCGCCGAGGACCGCCGAACTGGCCGAGCACCTCGGGCTCGACGAGGAAGAGATCATCGAGGGCGTGGTCGCCAGCAACGGCTACACGGCAGGCTCGATCGACATGCCGGTGGACGACGCGTCCGACCACGCGCCGACGCCGCTGTCCGACCGGCTCGGCGCGCCCGACGCCGACCTGGAGACCGCGGAGAACGTCCAGGCGCTCAAGCCTCTCATCGAGGAACTCGACGACCGCGACAAGAGGATCCTCCAGATGCGCTTCGGAGCGGAGATGACCCAGTCGGAGATCGGCGTGGAACTGGGCGTTTCCCAGATGCATGTGTCCCGGCTGCTGACGCGCATCACCTCACGGCTGCGTGACGGCCTGCTCGTGGCGGAGTGA
- a CDS encoding GuaB1 family IMP dehydrogenase-related protein, translated as MRFLNDLKPPYDLTYDDVFMVPSRSAVGSRQAVDLSAPDGTGTTIPLVVANMTAIAGRRMAETLARRGGLVVIPQDIPIDVVTDVISWVKTRHLVLDTPIVLAAGQTVADALSLLPKRAHEAGVVVDADHRPIGVVTDADLSGVDRFTQLSEVMSRDLLLLEADIDPRDAFNKLDHANRRYAPAVDKDGRLAGILTRKGALRATLYRPAVDKNGKLRIAAAVGTNGDVAGKAKQLLDAGVDTLVIDTAHGHQESMISAIRTVRALDPQVPIVAGNIVAAEGVRDLIEAGADIIKVGVGPGAMCTTRMMTGVGRPQFSAVLECAAEAKKFGKHVWADGGVRHPRDVAMALAAGASNVMVGSWFAGTYESPGDLQQAPDGRLYKESFGMASARAVRNRTSEESAYDRARKGLFEEGISTSRMFLDPARPGVEDLIDSIIAGVRSSCTYAGAGSLEEFAEKAIVGIQSAAGYAEGQPLHASWS; from the coding sequence GTGCGTTTCCTCAATGACCTGAAGCCGCCGTACGACCTCACGTACGACGACGTGTTCATGGTGCCGAGCCGCTCGGCCGTCGGCTCCCGCCAGGCCGTCGACCTCTCCGCTCCCGACGGCACCGGCACGACCATCCCGCTGGTCGTCGCGAACATGACCGCCATCGCGGGGCGCCGTATGGCCGAGACGCTCGCCCGCCGCGGCGGTCTTGTTGTGATCCCCCAGGACATCCCGATCGACGTCGTCACCGACGTCATCTCCTGGGTCAAGACGCGCCACCTCGTGCTCGACACCCCGATCGTGCTCGCCGCCGGTCAGACCGTCGCCGACGCGCTGTCCCTGTTGCCGAAGCGGGCGCACGAAGCGGGCGTCGTCGTCGACGCGGACCACCGGCCGATCGGTGTCGTCACCGACGCCGACCTGTCCGGCGTGGACCGCTTCACGCAGCTGTCCGAGGTCATGTCCCGGGACCTGCTGCTGCTCGAGGCGGACATCGACCCGCGCGACGCCTTCAACAAGCTCGACCACGCCAACCGCCGCTACGCCCCCGCCGTGGACAAGGACGGCCGGCTCGCGGGCATCCTCACCCGCAAGGGCGCGCTGCGCGCGACCCTCTACCGCCCCGCCGTCGACAAGAACGGCAAGCTGCGCATCGCCGCCGCCGTCGGCACCAACGGCGATGTGGCGGGCAAGGCCAAGCAGCTCCTCGACGCGGGCGTGGACACGCTCGTCATCGACACCGCGCACGGCCACCAGGAGTCGATGATCAGCGCGATCAGGACGGTCCGCGCGCTCGACCCGCAGGTGCCGATCGTCGCGGGCAACATCGTCGCCGCCGAGGGCGTACGCGATCTCATCGAGGCCGGCGCGGACATCATCAAGGTCGGTGTGGGCCCCGGCGCCATGTGCACCACCCGCATGATGACCGGCGTGGGGCGGCCGCAGTTCTCGGCCGTGCTGGAGTGCGCCGCCGAGGCCAAAAAGTTCGGCAAGCACGTCTGGGCCGACGGCGGTGTGCGCCACCCGCGCGACGTCGCCATGGCGCTCGCCGCCGGCGCGTCCAACGTCATGGTCGGTTCCTGGTTCGCCGGTACGTACGAGTCGCCGGGCGACCTCCAGCAGGCCCCCGACGGGCGTCTGTACAAGGAGTCCTTCGGCATGGCGTCCGCGCGCGCCGTCCGTAACCGTACGAGCGAGGAGTCGGCGTACGACCGGGCCCGCAAGGGGCTGTTCGAGGAGGGCATCTCCACCTCGCGGATGTTCCTCGACCCGGCCCGGCCCGGTGTCGAGGACCTGATCGACTCGATCATCGCCGGTGTCCGTTCCTCCTGCACCTACGCCGGCGCCGGCTCCCTCGAGGAGTTCGCCGAGAAGGCGATCGTCGGCATTCAGAGCGCCGCGGGCTACGCCGAGGGCCAGCCGTTGCACGCCAGCTGGAGTTAG
- a CDS encoding sugar-binding transcriptional regulator, translating to MYSSEEIAVSTGRSAMRMGPAELVQAAAMARRFYLEGKSKIQIAEEFGVSRFKVARVLETALERDLVRIEIRVPAELDAERSDALRARYGLRHAVVVESPAEGEEESPDPENLGEVAADLLGELVNEGDVLGLAWGRSTIHMAAALDRLPPCTVVQLTGVYDAGTAERGSVEAVRRAAQVSGGEAHPIYAPMLLPDPATAAALRNQTGIARAFEYFDKVTVAAVSIGSWEPGISTVHDMLTDEERAHYASLGVAAEMSAHLFDAEGRRVGRDLGERCITVEADRLRRIPEVVAIAGGQRKAEAIAAVLRSGLVTSLVTDTAAADHLLTAPPGPRPALDRADPDD from the coding sequence GTGTACAGCAGTGAGGAGATCGCGGTGTCGACGGGCCGATCAGCCATGCGGATGGGACCCGCTGAGCTGGTGCAGGCGGCGGCCATGGCCCGCCGCTTCTACCTCGAGGGCAAATCCAAGATCCAGATCGCGGAGGAGTTCGGCGTAAGCCGCTTCAAGGTCGCGCGGGTCCTGGAGACGGCGCTCGAGCGTGATCTCGTACGGATCGAGATCCGCGTACCCGCCGAGCTGGACGCGGAGCGCTCCGACGCGCTCCGCGCCCGCTATGGCCTGCGGCACGCGGTCGTCGTCGAGTCCCCGGCGGAGGGCGAGGAAGAGTCGCCCGACCCGGAGAACCTGGGCGAGGTGGCCGCCGACCTGCTCGGCGAGCTGGTGAACGAGGGCGATGTGCTGGGTCTGGCCTGGGGCCGGTCCACCATCCATATGGCGGCCGCGCTCGACCGGCTGCCGCCGTGCACGGTCGTGCAGCTCACGGGAGTGTACGACGCAGGGACCGCCGAGCGCGGCTCCGTCGAGGCGGTACGGCGTGCCGCGCAGGTCTCCGGAGGCGAGGCCCACCCCATCTACGCCCCGATGCTGCTGCCCGACCCGGCGACCGCCGCCGCGCTGCGCAATCAGACCGGGATCGCCCGCGCTTTTGAGTACTTCGACAAGGTCACCGTCGCCGCGGTCTCCATCGGCTCCTGGGAGCCGGGTATCTCGACCGTGCACGACATGCTCACCGACGAGGAGCGCGCGCACTACGCCTCGCTCGGCGTCGCCGCCGAGATGTCCGCGCACCTCTTCGACGCGGAGGGCCGTCGGGTCGGCCGCGACCTGGGCGAGCGGTGCATCACGGTCGAGGCCGACCGGCTGCGCCGTATCCCCGAGGTGGTGGCGATCGCGGGCGGCCAGCGCAAGGCGGAGGCGATCGCTGCCGTGCTGCGCTCCGGTCTGGTCACCAGCCTGGTGACGGACACGGCGGCAGCCGACCATCTGCTCACGGCCCCGCCGGGACCGCGGCCCGCACTCGACCGGGCCGACCCGGACGACTGA
- the rpe gene encoding ribulose-phosphate 3-epimerase, translating into MAVQISPSILSADFSRLAEEAKAVEGADWLHVDVMDNHFVPNLTLGVPIVESLSRATDTPLDCHLMIEDPDRWAPQYVEAGAGSVTFHVEAAAAPVRLAREIRAKGARASMALKPATPIEPYEDLLPELDMLLIMTVEPGFGGQAFLDIMLPKIRRTRELISKHGLELWLQVDGGVSDATIERCAEAGADVFVAGSAVYGAQDPAQAVRALRGKAQQTLSSAPWACNH; encoded by the coding sequence ATGGCCGTTCAGATCAGCCCCAGCATCCTCTCCGCCGACTTCTCCCGCCTGGCGGAGGAGGCCAAAGCCGTCGAGGGCGCCGACTGGCTCCATGTCGATGTCATGGACAACCACTTCGTGCCCAACCTCACCCTGGGCGTCCCGATCGTGGAATCCCTCAGCCGCGCGACGGACACCCCGCTGGACTGCCATCTGATGATCGAGGACCCCGATCGGTGGGCCCCGCAGTACGTCGAAGCGGGGGCCGGGTCCGTCACCTTTCATGTCGAGGCCGCCGCCGCTCCGGTACGGCTGGCGCGCGAGATCCGGGCCAAGGGCGCCCGCGCGTCGATGGCGCTCAAGCCCGCCACCCCCATCGAGCCGTACGAGGATCTGCTCCCCGAGCTCGACATGCTGCTGATCATGACCGTGGAGCCCGGCTTCGGCGGCCAGGCCTTCCTGGACATCATGCTGCCCAAGATCCGCCGCACCAGGGAGCTGATCTCCAAGCACGGCCTCGAGCTGTGGCTGCAGGTCGACGGCGGGGTCTCCGACGCGACGATCGAGCGCTGCGCCGAGGCCGGCGCGGACGTGTTCGTCGCCGGTTCGGCGGTGTACGGGGCGCAGGATCCGGCGCAGGCGGTGCGGGCGCTGCGCGGCAAGGCGCAGCAGACCCTCTCGTCGGCGCCCTGGGCTTGCAACCACTGA
- a CDS encoding DUF4230 domain-containing protein — MCRHAGVVAGDGGTRSQVKTSTPHTEEQHRQPGPAPRRWVKPVVVVALLLALLALIGRLSPFPGFGDLFGDETRDRTGPALLKSIQDMSRYEGAAGDFQVVVDFEKDAKFLPDAIRGTRTLYVAAGSVGAYVELGKLDDEDVRVNSDRTEAVLRLPHARLGSPALDPDRSYAVSKERGLLDRLGDLFSDSPADERAVHRLAAQHIGDAAKHSELTARAEKNTTSMLEGLLRSLGFERVTVEFG, encoded by the coding sequence ATGTGCCGTCACGCCGGAGTGGTTGCCGGCGACGGGGGCACCCGAAGTCAGGTGAAGACTTCCACACCGCACACGGAGGAACAGCACCGGCAACCGGGCCCGGCGCCGAGGCGTTGGGTGAAGCCGGTTGTCGTGGTCGCCCTGCTGCTGGCGCTTCTCGCGCTCATCGGCCGGCTCAGCCCGTTCCCGGGTTTCGGTGATCTCTTCGGCGACGAGACCCGTGACAGGACGGGTCCCGCGCTGCTCAAGTCCATTCAGGACATGAGCCGTTACGAGGGCGCCGCCGGCGACTTCCAGGTGGTCGTCGACTTCGAGAAGGACGCGAAGTTCCTGCCCGACGCCATCCGTGGTACGCGGACCCTCTACGTGGCCGCCGGTTCGGTCGGCGCCTACGTCGAGCTGGGAAAGCTGGACGACGAGGACGTCCGGGTGAACTCCGACCGCACCGAGGCCGTGCTGCGTCTGCCGCACGCCCGCCTCGGCAGCCCCGCTCTGGACCCCGACCGCTCGTACGCGGTGTCCAAGGAGCGCGGACTGCTGGACCGTCTCGGCGACCTCTTCTCGGACAGTCCGGCCGACGAACGCGCCGTGCACCGACTGGCCGCCCAGCACATCGGTGACGCGGCGAAGCACAGCGAGCTCACCGCGCGGGCGGAGAAGAACACCACGAGCATGCTCGAGGGACTGCTGCGCTCGCTCGGCTTCGAGCGCGTCACCGTCGAATTCGGCTGA